The proteins below come from a single Chryseobacterium capnotolerans genomic window:
- a CDS encoding T9SS type B sorting domain-containing protein — protein sequence MLSQTYQLTGNPVNTTGWDLVSDAIVSGDFIRLTTDQTSKYGAIKLSTPITLSYCDKWKVEFDFRIDGNGTTQFGRGDGFTFWYLANPPTGFVSGGGLGIPANASGLMIGFDIFNNTTEGQMSKVHVLYGTNNTTNNNIEFNNTPGSTFHSPDLNPTKPFVSNTYRHVEVNGETDLTNPTNWIIKIKIDGILIADQSFAPSGNAVGMTQGYFGFSAATGGASARHSIQNAKVFVDKVPILNNTLKPFVCTNPATGNGTVDLTSYNNQFVNNPGNYIFTYYVLGVATPIANPTNFLYTGNTTIKVVVKDPTSTLCDNGDGIIQLEPTSFAATDASLTECNNNNGGVGIFDLNTAAVTTLTNVTKEFYPSIHDLNASTNQIPNPSAYSSPPGIIYVRVITAQGCVSTAKITLNTHPVVTVYDVPIESCFIESNPLTASFNLINASVVPNPAAFTKKYYPSITDALNETNEIMNPGAYIAPNGVVFVKVFNSTGCFSIAKVTLTVNAPAPSRVLKDKIICMESKTTLDAGPGFKSYEWSTGATSQSIKDVGVGTYWVKLKTGECFTTQKVSVFPAENPVITSVDISGGSFTVHVNGGMPPYQYSTDNITWQDSNVFTNIPRGVVKIYVRDSYNCEPITINITVPNLVNIITPNDDGINDFIDYSALAVKPNFEVNIYDRYGVQVFRADKTNGYRWNGTANGRRVPTGSYWYSVSWNEQNNMNKITPINFAGWIIVKNRN from the coding sequence ATGCTTTCTCAAACCTACCAACTTACCGGAAACCCAGTAAATACTACCGGTTGGGATCTTGTTTCAGATGCTATCGTAAGCGGAGATTTTATAAGACTTACTACAGACCAGACAAGCAAGTACGGGGCTATAAAACTTTCTACTCCAATTACCTTAAGCTATTGTGACAAATGGAAAGTAGAATTTGATTTCAGAATTGATGGAAATGGAACAACACAGTTTGGGCGTGGAGATGGTTTTACATTCTGGTATCTTGCTAACCCTCCAACGGGATTTGTATCAGGAGGAGGCCTTGGAATTCCAGCCAATGCATCAGGGCTAATGATAGGTTTCGATATTTTCAACAATACCACAGAAGGCCAGATGAGTAAAGTACACGTTTTATATGGCACAAACAATACTACCAACAACAATATAGAATTCAACAATACTCCTGGCAGTACATTTCATTCTCCGGACCTGAATCCCACTAAGCCATTTGTAAGCAACACCTACAGACACGTTGAAGTAAATGGGGAAACAGACCTTACCAACCCAACCAATTGGATTATTAAAATCAAAATAGACGGAATACTTATTGCAGATCAGTCATTTGCACCTTCCGGAAATGCTGTAGGCATGACACAGGGATATTTTGGATTTTCAGCAGCTACAGGAGGGGCGAGCGCCCGACATTCCATCCAAAATGCTAAAGTCTTTGTAGATAAAGTTCCCATTCTAAACAATACTCTAAAACCTTTTGTTTGCACCAACCCTGCAACAGGAAACGGAACTGTAGACCTTACATCATACAACAATCAGTTTGTAAACAATCCTGGAAATTATATTTTCACTTATTATGTACTAGGTGTTGCTACTCCTATTGCCAATCCTACCAATTTCCTATACACAGGAAACACTACCATTAAAGTTGTGGTTAAAGATCCCACTTCAACACTTTGTGATAATGGAGATGGTATCATACAATTAGAGCCCACATCATTTGCCGCTACTGACGCAAGTCTTACAGAATGCAACAATAACAATGGCGGAGTCGGCATCTTTGATCTCAATACGGCTGCAGTTACTACCTTAACCAATGTTACGAAAGAGTTTTATCCTAGTATACACGACCTGAATGCCAGCACCAATCAAATCCCAAATCCTTCAGCCTACAGCTCTCCTCCAGGGATTATCTATGTAAGGGTGATTACAGCACAAGGATGCGTAAGCACCGCTAAAATCACACTGAATACTCATCCAGTTGTGACCGTTTATGACGTTCCCATAGAATCATGTTTTATAGAAAGCAACCCATTGACTGCTTCTTTTAATCTCATCAATGCTTCTGTTGTTCCCAATCCGGCAGCATTTACAAAAAAATATTATCCATCTATAACAGACGCACTTAATGAAACCAACGAAATAATGAATCCGGGAGCATACATTGCTCCAAACGGAGTTGTCTTCGTCAAAGTTTTCAATTCAACCGGATGTTTTTCAATTGCTAAAGTTACTTTAACAGTTAATGCTCCAGCCCCATCCAGAGTTTTAAAAGACAAAATTATTTGTATGGAAAGCAAAACAACATTGGACGCAGGTCCAGGATTCAAAAGTTATGAATGGAGCACCGGAGCAACCTCTCAATCTATTAAAGATGTCGGCGTAGGAACCTACTGGGTAAAACTAAAAACCGGAGAATGTTTCACCACCCAAAAAGTAAGTGTATTTCCGGCAGAAAATCCTGTTATCACAAGTGTAGACATTTCGGGAGGATCTTTCACCGTACATGTAAATGGCGGAATGCCTCCTTATCAATATTCAACAGATAATATTACCTGGCAAGATTCTAATGTATTTACCAATATCCCAAGAGGAGTTGTGAAAATATATGTAAGAGACAGCTATAATTGTGAGCCTATTACCATTAATATTACAGTCCCTAATCTTGTGAATATCATCACCCCTAATGATGACGGCATCAATGACTTTATTGATTACTCAGCACTAGCCGTTAAACCTAATTTCGAAGTGAATATTTATGACAGATATGGTGTACAGGTTTTCAGAGCAGACAAAACCAATGGATATCGATGGAATGGCACAGCCAATGGGAGAAGAGTTCCTACAGGAAGCTACTGGTATTCTGTTTCCTGGAATGAACAGAACAATATGAACAAAATAACACCCATCAACTTTGCAGGCTGGATTATTGTTAAAAATAGAAATTAA
- the nadB gene encoding L-aspartate oxidase, whose translation MIKADVLVIGSGISGLSYAIKVSEQLPDAKIIIVTKSDEDESNTKYAQGGLAVVTDFQKDNFEKHIDDTMRAGDGENKRDVVEMVVKEAPARFNEIVEWGAQFDMKNGKFALGREGGHTENRIVHHKDITGFEIERALLETANSSPNIEILDHHYVIDIITQHHVPGKELNEGDIHCYGAYILDEKSKTIKKITSKITLVATGGAGHVYKNTTNPTIATGDGIAFVARAKGKVSNMQYYQFHPTALYSKMDGMLFLISEAVRGDGAKLRTKRGEKFMHKYDEREELASRDIVARAIDAEMKITGDEFVGLDCKEMNHEKFLEHFPNIYKKCKDEGIDPFTQLIPVVPACHYLMGGIEVDRDGQSSIRNLFAVGECTNSGLHGANRLASNSLLEGLVFGHNAAMKTVSLLNENLFNFDDLKAVPEWNEEGMKIMDEMVIISYLRKQLQEMMSDLVGIVRSNRRLNMALQKHQEIAAAVDEIYHYSILSPQLSELRNLTTVAYLIIIQSMEMTENKGAFYNKDLA comes from the coding sequence ATGATAAAAGCGGATGTATTAGTAATCGGTTCCGGAATTTCCGGACTTTCTTATGCCATTAAAGTTTCTGAACAACTCCCTGATGCCAAAATCATCATTGTAACCAAGTCTGATGAAGACGAAAGTAATACCAAATATGCACAAGGTGGCCTTGCCGTAGTTACTGATTTTCAGAAAGACAATTTTGAAAAACATATAGATGACACCATGCGTGCCGGAGACGGTGAAAACAAACGCGATGTTGTAGAAATGGTGGTAAAGGAAGCCCCGGCAAGATTCAACGAGATCGTAGAATGGGGCGCTCAATTCGATATGAAAAACGGCAAATTTGCCTTAGGAAGAGAAGGCGGCCATACCGAAAATAGGATCGTCCATCATAAAGATATTACAGGTTTTGAAATAGAAAGAGCATTATTGGAAACAGCGAATAGCAGTCCGAATATTGAGATCCTGGATCATCACTATGTAATTGATATCATTACCCAGCACCACGTTCCGGGAAAAGAACTTAACGAAGGAGACATTCATTGCTATGGTGCCTATATTCTGGATGAAAAGTCCAAAACAATCAAGAAAATCACATCCAAAATTACATTGGTTGCCACAGGCGGAGCCGGACATGTTTATAAAAACACGACGAATCCTACCATTGCCACAGGAGACGGAATTGCTTTCGTAGCCCGCGCCAAAGGAAAGGTTTCCAATATGCAGTATTATCAGTTCCACCCGACAGCTTTATACAGCAAAATGGATGGAATGCTGTTTTTAATTTCAGAAGCTGTTCGTGGAGACGGAGCCAAATTAAGAACCAAAAGAGGCGAAAAGTTCATGCATAAATATGATGAACGTGAAGAACTTGCATCGAGAGATATTGTTGCAAGAGCTATTGATGCCGAAATGAAAATCACCGGAGACGAATTTGTTGGTCTAGATTGCAAGGAAATGAATCATGAAAAATTCTTAGAACATTTCCCGAATATTTATAAGAAGTGTAAAGACGAAGGCATTGACCCGTTCACCCAATTAATTCCCGTTGTACCAGCCTGCCATTATCTTATGGGAGGCATTGAGGTAGACAGAGACGGACAATCTTCTATCAGAAATCTTTTTGCGGTGGGAGAATGTACCAATTCCGGGTTGCATGGAGCCAACAGACTTGCTTCCAATTCTTTACTTGAAGGATTAGTTTTCGGACATAATGCTGCCATGAAAACAGTATCTCTTCTCAATGAAAATCTTTTCAACTTTGACGATTTAAAAGCCGTTCCTGAATGGAATGAAGAAGGAATGAAAATCATGGATGAAATGGTGATCATCAGTTACCTAAGAAAACAGCTTCAGGAAATGATGAGCGATCTTGTAGGAATTGTAAGAAGCAACAGACGTTTGAATATGGCACTACAAAAGCATCAGGAAATTGCTGCTGCTGTTGATGAAATCTACCACTACTCTATCCTTTCCCCACAATTATCAGAATTAAGAAACCTTACTACCGTTGCCTACCTCATCATTATCCAATCTATGGAAATGACAGAAAACAAAGGAGCATTTTACAATAAAGATTTAGCCTAA
- the nadC gene encoding carboxylating nicotinate-nucleotide diphosphorylase translates to MKRPSYVTDKALKTFIKTALEEDIQDGDHSTLSTIPENLQQSAKLLVKQDCILAGIELAEIIFKTFDKNLKVETLIKDGTPCKAGDIALIVTGSARSILSTERFVLNCMQRMSGIATLTHDWDSRLVGTKTKLLDTRKTTPNFRMCEKWAVAIGGGTNHRYGLYDMIMLKDNHIDYNGSITNAVKMAKDYVKKTKKKLKIEVETRNLEEVQEAINAKVDRIMLDNMDVKMMKKAVKMINGSTESEASGGITRDMLKEIASTGVTYISVGALTHSAENIDLSLKAVK, encoded by the coding sequence ATGAAAAGACCAAGCTACGTTACAGATAAAGCATTAAAAACATTCATAAAAACTGCCCTTGAAGAAGACATTCAGGATGGAGACCATTCTACTCTTTCCACCATTCCGGAAAATCTTCAACAGAGTGCCAAATTATTGGTAAAACAAGATTGTATCCTTGCAGGGATAGAATTGGCAGAGATTATTTTTAAAACTTTTGATAAAAATCTTAAAGTTGAAACATTGATCAAGGATGGAACACCTTGTAAAGCAGGAGATATAGCTTTAATAGTAACCGGAAGTGCAAGATCTATCCTTTCTACAGAAAGATTTGTTCTTAATTGTATGCAGAGAATGAGTGGTATTGCAACGTTAACTCATGATTGGGACTCAAGATTAGTAGGAACAAAAACGAAGCTTTTAGACACCAGAAAAACAACTCCAAATTTCAGAATGTGTGAAAAATGGGCAGTTGCCATTGGTGGCGGAACCAACCACAGATATGGTCTTTATGATATGATTATGCTTAAAGATAACCATATTGATTATAATGGGAGCATCACCAACGCAGTAAAAATGGCTAAAGACTACGTTAAAAAAACGAAGAAAAAGTTAAAAATTGAAGTGGAAACCAGAAATCTGGAAGAAGTTCAGGAAGCCATCAATGCAAAAGTTGACAGGATCATGCTTGATAATATGGATGTTAAAATGATGAAGAAAGCTGTGAAAATGATAAATGGCTCTACCGAGTCCGAAGCATCAGGTGGGATCACCCGGGACATGCTTAAAGAAATCGCATCAACAGGGGTAACTTATATCTCTGTAGGGGCTTTAACACACTCTGCTGAGAATATAGATTTGAGTCTCAAAGCAGTGAAATAG
- a CDS encoding TonB-dependent receptor → MKLINKSMLTAVITLSTASVYYAQQVQDSTKIKSNDIEQVVLTGVADIAKDRKTPVAVSTIKEAQIVEKLGNQEFPEILNTTPSVYATKGGGGFGDSKLNIRGFNQNNIAVMVNGMPVNDMEGGSVYWSNWAGLSDVTSAMQVQRGLGSSKLAIASVGGTVNILTRAADKKQGGIVSLAVGNNDYVKSLFAYNTGKSEKGWSSSFLMSRTAGSMYADGTKFEGYNYYFALGYKKPGGNHEFQFTITGAPQWHNQRSYAITISDYIRFNPDNDGTPNRKYNSDWGYLNGKEYATRVNYYHKPVMSFNWDWTLSEKSKLNTVFYASFGRGGGTNTTGSANGKNLNSFRNQTTGLYNMDDVFAANQASTPDKGVIIRNASINSHNWFGAISSFNHTINDKFKFSAGIDARYYYGYHYQSVTDLLGASGYLDKNNKNIPPNLVTAVSKPEASWNPFGGKIDNINNQIGYSNDGEVLWYGAFGQFEYTGEKISAFIQGSVSNQGFQRIDNFIVDGVTKSKRGEIMNTKTGFKNLFGYNVKAGVNYNINEQHNVFGNIGYYEKQPFFNAVYRSNENVVSSDLKNEKIFGAEIGYGFRSSNFNANVNLYRTSWDDRYLRRSGVRDVIAGKTAYVEMNGLNEVHMGVEVDASYNLNKLLTVNGMFSLGDWYYKGNATAALFEDSTNLPLNFPGSTSNETTLYLDKVKVGDAAQMTASLGLTVRPVKNLSFDATWRNTNNLYASLDAFNFRTQAAADRGTLKLPSFNLFDLGLSYKINLNSKQYFTIRGNVYNLFDTTYIAESNTSNHIKTVGDFTATATATAQQQYDAYINNPKNFYKGLDTSNQVFFGFGRTWTATLSFNF, encoded by the coding sequence ATGAAATTAATCAACAAATCGATGCTAACTGCAGTAATTACTTTATCTACAGCTAGCGTCTATTATGCTCAACAAGTTCAGGACTCTACAAAAATTAAGTCCAATGATATTGAACAAGTTGTATTAACTGGTGTTGCAGATATCGCTAAAGATAGAAAGACTCCAGTAGCAGTTTCAACAATTAAAGAAGCACAGATTGTTGAAAAATTAGGAAACCAGGAATTCCCTGAGATCCTAAACACAACCCCATCTGTTTATGCAACAAAAGGTGGTGGTGGATTTGGAGACTCTAAATTAAATATTAGAGGATTCAACCAAAACAATATTGCCGTAATGGTAAATGGTATGCCTGTAAATGATATGGAAGGAGGATCAGTTTACTGGTCAAACTGGGCTGGACTATCTGATGTAACTTCTGCAATGCAGGTACAAAGAGGTCTTGGTTCATCTAAATTAGCAATTGCTTCTGTGGGTGGTACTGTAAATATTCTTACAAGAGCTGCTGACAAAAAACAAGGTGGAATAGTTTCTCTAGCAGTTGGTAACAATGACTATGTAAAATCTCTTTTCGCATACAATACAGGGAAATCTGAAAAAGGATGGTCTTCTTCATTCCTAATGTCAAGAACTGCAGGTTCTATGTATGCAGACGGAACTAAATTTGAAGGATATAACTACTATTTCGCATTAGGATACAAAAAGCCGGGAGGTAACCATGAGTTCCAGTTTACAATTACTGGTGCTCCTCAATGGCACAACCAAAGATCATATGCAATTACTATTTCTGACTATATAAGATTCAATCCTGATAATGACGGAACTCCAAACAGAAAATATAACTCAGATTGGGGGTACCTTAATGGTAAAGAATACGCAACAAGAGTTAATTATTACCATAAGCCTGTAATGTCTTTCAACTGGGACTGGACATTAAGCGAAAAGTCAAAACTTAATACTGTATTCTATGCATCTTTTGGTAGAGGTGGAGGAACAAACACGACTGGTAGTGCAAATGGGAAAAACTTAAACAGCTTTAGAAATCAAACCACAGGTTTGTATAATATGGATGATGTTTTTGCTGCTAACCAGGCTTCAACTCCTGACAAAGGTGTTATTATCAGAAATGCATCTATCAACTCACATAACTGGTTTGGTGCAATTTCTAGCTTCAACCATACAATCAACGACAAATTTAAGTTTTCTGCAGGTATTGATGCAAGATATTACTATGGCTACCACTATCAGTCAGTAACTGACTTATTGGGAGCAAGTGGATATCTTGATAAAAACAACAAAAACATTCCACCTAACTTAGTAACAGCAGTATCTAAACCAGAAGCTAGCTGGAATCCATTCGGAGGAAAAATCGATAATATCAACAATCAGATTGGTTATAGTAATGATGGTGAGGTACTTTGGTACGGAGCTTTCGGTCAGTTTGAATACACAGGTGAAAAAATCTCCGCATTCATTCAGGGGTCAGTATCTAACCAAGGTTTCCAAAGAATTGATAACTTCATTGTAGATGGAGTTACTAAGTCTAAAAGAGGAGAGATTATGAATACTAAAACAGGGTTCAAAAATCTTTTTGGATATAACGTTAAAGCAGGTGTTAACTATAACATCAACGAACAACATAATGTTTTCGGAAATATTGGATACTACGAAAAGCAACCTTTCTTCAATGCAGTATACAGAAGTAATGAAAACGTTGTTTCTTCAGATCTTAAAAATGAAAAAATATTTGGTGCAGAAATCGGATATGGCTTCAGGTCTTCAAACTTCAATGCTAACGTTAATCTATACAGAACTTCTTGGGATGACAGATATCTTAGAAGAAGCGGTGTAAGAGATGTTATAGCAGGAAAAACAGCTTATGTAGAAATGAACGGATTAAACGAGGTTCACATGGGAGTAGAAGTTGATGCAAGCTATAACCTGAACAAACTATTAACAGTTAATGGTATGTTCTCTCTTGGAGATTGGTATTATAAAGGAAATGCAACCGCAGCTCTTTTTGAAGACAGTACAAATTTACCTCTTAATTTCCCAGGAAGCACAAGTAACGAAACTACATTATACTTAGATAAAGTAAAAGTAGGAGATGCTGCTCAAATGACAGCTTCATTAGGACTTACTGTAAGACCTGTTAAGAATCTAAGCTTTGATGCTACATGGAGAAATACCAACAACTTATATGCTAGTTTAGATGCCTTCAACTTTAGAACTCAGGCTGCTGCTGATAGAGGAACATTAAAATTGCCAAGCTTTAACTTATTTGATTTAGGTCTTTCTTATAAAATAAACCTAAATAGTAAGCAGTACTTTACAATTAGAGGAAATGTGTATAACTTGTTTGATACAACTTATATTGCAGAATCTAATACAAGTAATCATATTAAAACAGTAGGTGATTTTACAGCTACGGCTACAGCTACGGCTCAACAACAATATGATGCTTATATCAACAATCCTAAAAACTTCTACAAAGGATTGGATACATCCAACCAGGTATTCTTCGGATTCGGTAGAACTTGGACTGCAACTTTATCATTCAACTTCTAA
- a CDS encoding aspartate-semialdehyde dehydrogenase, which yields MKVAVVGSTGMVGQVMLKVLEERNFPVTELIPVASEKSVGKKVKYKQKEFTIVSMKDAIAAKPDIAIFSAGGSTSLEFAPLFAEAGVTVIDNSSAWRMDPDKKLVVPEINADVLTKEDKIIANPNCSTIQLVMVLGPLNKKYDLKRVIVSTYQSVTGTGKAAVDQLNGEISGDDSAAKVYPYQIFKNALPHCDVFADDDYTKEEIKLMKEPKKILGDDTFNLTATAVRVPVQGGHSESVNIEFENEFELDEVRKILSETPGVIVMDDVKNNHYPMPLYSEGKDEVFVGRIRRDLSQPKTLNLWIVADNLRKGAATNAVQIAEYLVANNLV from the coding sequence ATGAAAGTAGCTGTAGTAGGTTCAACAGGAATGGTTGGACAAGTTATGCTGAAAGTTTTGGAAGAAAGAAACTTCCCTGTAACAGAATTAATCCCGGTAGCATCCGAAAAATCTGTAGGCAAGAAGGTGAAGTATAAACAGAAGGAATTTACGATTGTAAGCATGAAGGACGCTATAGCTGCCAAACCGGATATTGCTATCTTTTCTGCCGGAGGTTCTACTTCTCTTGAATTTGCCCCTTTATTTGCAGAAGCTGGAGTAACAGTTATTGACAACTCTTCAGCATGGAGAATGGATCCTGATAAAAAATTAGTCGTTCCTGAAATTAATGCAGATGTATTGACTAAAGAAGACAAGATCATTGCAAATCCGAACTGTTCTACCATTCAGCTGGTAATGGTTTTAGGACCTTTGAACAAAAAATATGATTTAAAAAGAGTAATTGTTTCTACTTACCAGTCTGTAACAGGAACAGGAAAAGCGGCAGTTGACCAGTTAAACGGAGAAATCAGCGGTGATGATTCTGCAGCAAAAGTATATCCGTATCAGATCTTCAAGAATGCATTGCCTCATTGCGATGTATTTGCAGATGATGATTATACAAAAGAAGAAATTAAATTGATGAAAGAGCCTAAGAAAATCCTGGGCGACGATACCTTCAATTTAACAGCTACTGCAGTAAGAGTCCCGGTTCAGGGAGGTCACTCAGAAAGTGTAAACATCGAATTTGAAAATGAATTTGAATTAGATGAAGTAAGAAAAATCTTATCTGAAACTCCTGGAGTAATTGTAATGGACGATGTGAAAAACAACCACTACCCGATGCCATTATACTCGGAAGGAAAAGATGAAGTCTTTGTAGGAAGAATCAGACGAGACCTGTCACAGCCGAAAACGCTCAATCTTTGGATTGTAGCAGACAACCTGAGGAAAGGAGCCGCAACCAACGCTGTACAAATCGCAGAATACCTTGTAGCAAACAACTTAGTATAA
- a CDS encoding exosortase F system-associated membrane protein translates to MKILSWLLVILGICGLIGVRVVEDKIFYDPFLDYFHEGNKNMSFPVFEWGKLIGGHLFRFVLNLFFSCLIIQGLFKNKQWTLQGALLMVIVFAIAFPIYLFCIQNTFEIGYLFSFYMRRFVIQPLIILLIVPMFYYRKQMLKSN, encoded by the coding sequence ATGAAAATTCTTAGCTGGCTTCTTGTTATTTTAGGAATCTGTGGACTGATAGGAGTCAGGGTAGTGGAGGATAAAATATTTTATGATCCGTTTCTGGACTATTTCCACGAAGGAAATAAAAATATGAGTTTCCCTGTATTTGAATGGGGGAAACTAATAGGTGGCCATTTGTTCAGATTTGTGCTTAATCTTTTTTTCTCCTGTCTGATTATCCAAGGGTTGTTTAAGAATAAACAATGGACGTTACAGGGTGCTTTGTTGATGGTTATCGTTTTCGCAATTGCTTTCCCTATTTATCTGTTTTGTATTCAAAATACATTCGAAATAGGATATCTGTTTTCCTTTTATATGCGAAGGTTTGTGATTCAGCCTTTGATTATACTATTGATTGTTCCTATGTTTTATTATAGAAAACAAATGTTAAAGAGCAATTAA
- the xrtF gene encoding exosortase family protein XrtF — MLKDFKPVLGILLRFIIIYLVLLFAYQFYLNAGRDYGLDPFSGIIANQVNAVQNVLGYPSQLYNDVKNEQVWFYVKKQYVTRMVEGCNAVSVMILFVSFVFAFYKGSKTFVFVMAGLVLLYIMNLLRIVGLNMVMAEHKEYGKMFHDFVFPAVIYGSVVLLWLIWIKFFALQHENS; from the coding sequence ATGTTAAAGGACTTTAAGCCGGTTTTAGGAATTTTACTGCGCTTCATCATTATTTATCTGGTGTTGCTTTTTGCGTATCAATTTTATCTGAATGCGGGCAGGGATTATGGATTAGATCCTTTTTCAGGAATTATTGCCAACCAGGTGAACGCGGTGCAAAATGTGTTAGGATATCCTTCTCAATTGTACAATGATGTGAAAAATGAACAGGTTTGGTTTTATGTAAAGAAACAGTACGTGACGAGAATGGTGGAGGGCTGTAATGCTGTCTCTGTGATGATTCTGTTTGTCTCTTTTGTTTTTGCTTTTTATAAAGGGTCCAAAACATTTGTTTTTGTGATGGCAGGACTTGTCTTACTTTATATTATGAATCTTTTACGGATTGTAGGACTGAATATGGTCATGGCAGAACACAAGGAATACGGTAAGATGTTCCATGATTTTGTTTTTCCCGCAGTTATTTATGGAAGTGTTGTTTTACTTTGGTTAATATGGATTAAATTCTTTGCTTTACAACATGAAAATTCTTAG